From Hippoglossus stenolepis isolate QCI-W04-F060 chromosome 4, HSTE1.2, whole genome shotgun sequence, a single genomic window includes:
- the her8.2 gene encoding hairy-related 8.2 — MTASSMAHNMGKHPGAKEERKLRKPLIERKRRERINTCLDQLKDTVIGAFRLDQSKLEKADILEMTVKHLQDIQSHTLSDSSSGLEAQQKYSTGYIQCMHEVHNMLLTCDWMDKTLGSRLLNHLLKSLPRSSDEHPLTQSTRRHSVPPPAGQVIPGTPLRGECLSGRQLQREGPNCHVAGHQERAAMHSSHLGMLEMWRPW, encoded by the exons ATGACTGCTTCATCCATGGCGCACAACATGGGGAAACATCCCGGTGccaaggaggagagaaag CTCAGAAAGCCGCTCATTGAGAGGAAACGGCGGGAGAGGATCAACACTTGTTTGGACCAGCTGAAAGACACTGTGATCGGAGCGTTCAGACTTGAT CAATCCAAGCTGGAGAAAGCCGATATCCTAGAGATGACAGTGAAACACCTGCAGGACATCCAGAGCCATACACTCAGCG ATTCCTCATCAGGCCTGGAGGCCCAGCAGAAATACAGCACGGGCTACATCCAGTGCATGCATGAGGTCCACAACATGCTGCTCACGTGTGACTGGATGGACAAGACTCTGGGCTCCCGCCTGCTCAACCACCTCCTCAAGTCCCTGCCCAGGTCCTCCGACGAGCATCCCCTCACCCAGTCCACGCGCAGACACAGCGTCCCTCCTCCAGCCGGCCAAGTTATCCCCGGCACACCCCTCAGAGGGGAGTGCCTGTCTGGGaggcagctccagagagaggggCCCAACTGCCATGTAGCTGGACATCAGGAGAGGGCCGCAATGCACAGCTCCCACCTGGGGATGCTGGAGATGTGGAGGCCCTGGTGA
- the her13 gene encoding hairy-related 13 isoform X1, which translates to MAPSARPSNTGPDMEEDEPYYGIQKGDRKVRKPLVERKRRARINESLQELRTLLADTDLHSKMENAEVLEMTVKKVEDILKNRSQESDTLNHEASERFAAGYIQCMHEVHMFVSSCPGIDATVAAELLNHLLECMPLNEDHLQDVLVDLITDTPGSNGSTWHGGDETFCSSLASPGGRSLSICSSSALSPAPSTTSSEDLCSDLDDTDSEHNQSSTESMESREVLGMPAMTYPQSMWRPW; encoded by the exons ATGGCCCCCTCGGCTCGGCCCAGCAACACGGGACCAGACATGGAAGAAGACGAGCCCTACTATGGGATCCAGAAAGGGGACAGAAAG GTCAGGAAGCCTctggtggagaggaagaggcgaGCTCGCATCAACGAGAGTTTGCAGGAGCTGCGGACTTTGCTGGCGGACACAGAC CTTCACTCTAAAATGGAGAACGCAGAGGTGCTGGAGATGACGGTGAAGAAGGTGGAGGACATCTTGAAGAACCGGAGCCAAG aATCAGACACACTGAACCATGAAGCCAGTGAGAGGTTTGCAGCCGGCTACATCCAGTGCATGCACGAGGTCCACATGTTTGTGTCCAGCTGTCCCGGGATAGACGCCACGGTGGCGGCGGAGCTTCTCAACCACCTCCTGGAGTGCATGCCCCTGAACGAGGACCACCTCCAGGACGTGCTGGTGGATCTGATCACAGACACCCCCGGGAGCAACGGCAGCACTTGGCACGGAGGCGACGAGACATTCTGCTCGAGTCTGGCCTCGCCCGGAGGACGGAGTCTCTCCATCTGCTCATCCTCAGCCCTCTCCCCGGCCCCGTCCACCACGTCCAGCGAGGACCTGTGCTCCGACTTGGACGACACCGACAGTGAGCACAACCAGAGCTCCACGGAGAGCATGGAGAGCAGGGAGGTCCTCGGCATGCCCGCCATGACATACCCTCAGTCTATGTGGAGACCCTGGTAG
- the her13 gene encoding hairy-related 13 isoform X2 — protein sequence MVRKPLVERKRRARINESLQELRTLLADTDLHSKMENAEVLEMTVKKVEDILKNRSQESDTLNHEASERFAAGYIQCMHEVHMFVSSCPGIDATVAAELLNHLLECMPLNEDHLQDVLVDLITDTPGSNGSTWHGGDETFCSSLASPGGRSLSICSSSALSPAPSTTSSEDLCSDLDDTDSEHNQSSTESMESREVLGMPAMTYPQSMWRPW from the exons ATG GTCAGGAAGCCTctggtggagaggaagaggcgaGCTCGCATCAACGAGAGTTTGCAGGAGCTGCGGACTTTGCTGGCGGACACAGAC CTTCACTCTAAAATGGAGAACGCAGAGGTGCTGGAGATGACGGTGAAGAAGGTGGAGGACATCTTGAAGAACCGGAGCCAAG aATCAGACACACTGAACCATGAAGCCAGTGAGAGGTTTGCAGCCGGCTACATCCAGTGCATGCACGAGGTCCACATGTTTGTGTCCAGCTGTCCCGGGATAGACGCCACGGTGGCGGCGGAGCTTCTCAACCACCTCCTGGAGTGCATGCCCCTGAACGAGGACCACCTCCAGGACGTGCTGGTGGATCTGATCACAGACACCCCCGGGAGCAACGGCAGCACTTGGCACGGAGGCGACGAGACATTCTGCTCGAGTCTGGCCTCGCCCGGAGGACGGAGTCTCTCCATCTGCTCATCCTCAGCCCTCTCCCCGGCCCCGTCCACCACGTCCAGCGAGGACCTGTGCTCCGACTTGGACGACACCGACAGTGAGCACAACCAGAGCTCCACGGAGAGCATGGAGAGCAGGGAGGTCCTCGGCATGCCCGCCATGACATACCCTCAGTCTATGTGGAGACCCTGGTAG